In Nostoc sp. CENA543, a single genomic region encodes these proteins:
- a CDS encoding DUF2809 domain-containing protein yields MSFLTNIRWRTIFSLAIILPIGLLYSHYRYSVGWLNQEMGGIFYEIFWCLFAFLLIPTRSSVWQIPLWVLVITCLIEFLQLWHPPFLNWIRSFWWGKMVMGTAFTWLDFPYYFIGSGLGWLWLRLIVRGAKLK; encoded by the coding sequence ATGTCATTCCTTACAAATATTCGCTGGCGAACTATCTTTTCTCTGGCTATTATTCTTCCCATCGGACTTTTATATAGCCACTATCGTTATTCAGTTGGATGGTTAAACCAAGAGATGGGAGGAATTTTTTATGAAATATTTTGGTGTTTATTTGCCTTTCTTTTGATTCCTACTCGTTCTTCAGTTTGGCAAATCCCTTTATGGGTGTTGGTAATTACTTGCTTAATAGAGTTTTTGCAATTGTGGCATCCGCCGTTTTTAAATTGGATACGCTCATTTTGGTGGGGAAAAATGGTAATGGGTACTGCTTTCACCTGGTTAGATTTCCCCTATTACTTTATTGGTTCTGGGTTAGGTTGGTTGTGGTTACGATTGATAGTCCGAGGAGCAAAGCTAAAATAA
- a CDS encoding single-stranded DNA-binding protein, translating to MNSCVLLAEIIQEPQLRYTSDNLAVTEMLVQFPNSQKPEDPPATLKVVGWGNLATEIQQNYHQGDRVIIAGRLGMHTVERQEGFKEKRAELTVQQIQSVGSGSFITSPAPARTPAATETLPPPPVNVPSYEPPRPTPTPVATPVNVSPQVNTYEPTTKPSSYQPAEEPDPDDIPF from the coding sequence ATGAATAGCTGTGTGTTGTTGGCGGAAATTATTCAAGAACCGCAATTACGTTATACATCAGATAACTTAGCTGTCACCGAAATGTTGGTGCAGTTTCCCAATTCGCAAAAGCCAGAAGATCCACCAGCAACCTTAAAAGTTGTGGGATGGGGAAATTTAGCTACAGAGATTCAGCAAAATTATCATCAAGGCGATCGCGTCATCATCGCAGGACGTTTAGGAATGCACACCGTCGAACGTCAAGAAGGTTTCAAAGAAAAACGCGCTGAATTAACTGTACAGCAAATTCAATCCGTAGGAAGCGGTAGTTTCATCACATCACCAGCACCAGCGAGAACACCAGCAGCTACAGAAACACTACCACCCCCACCAGTCAACGTTCCCAGTTACGAACCGCCACGTCCCACCCCTACCCCAGTAGCCACTCCTGTCAATGTCTCTCCCCAGGTGAACACCTACGAACCCACCACTAAACCCAGCAGCTATCAACCTGCGGAAGAACCAGATCCAGATGATATTCCGTTTTAG
- a CDS encoding FAD-dependent oxidoreductase gives MAIHDIVDVQTTDCCIVGGGPAGAVLAFLLARRGVKVMLLEAHKDFDRDFRGDTIHPSVMEIMEELGLSDRLLQLPHAKMRQIKIQTPETTTTLADFSHLKTRYPYITMLPQVKFLEFITQEAQQYPTFQLVMGANVQELIVEDGVIRGVRYRGGGGWHEIRAMLTVGADGRHSKLRQLGNFTAVETSPPMDVLWFRLPRQPEDAEGGMGRFASGHIVAMLDRGDEWQLAYVIPKGGYQQLRAEGLAALKTSVVEVVPELANRIEHLQDWSQVAFLSVESSLVQCWHRPGLLLIGDAAHVMSPVGGVGINYAIQDAVVAANVLTKPLQNHHVELKDLAKVQQQRELPTRIIQAFQTLIQKRVFAPILSSNSTFQPPAWLRLPILRDLPARLIALGVFPVHVDEC, from the coding sequence ATGGCTATCCATGACATTGTAGACGTACAAACTACAGATTGTTGCATTGTTGGCGGTGGCCCGGCTGGTGCGGTGTTGGCTTTTTTGCTGGCGCGTCGGGGTGTGAAGGTGATGCTACTGGAAGCACACAAGGATTTTGACAGGGATTTTCGGGGGGATACGATTCACCCATCGGTGATGGAAATTATGGAGGAGTTGGGGTTGAGCGATCGCTTGTTGCAATTACCCCATGCTAAAATGCGCCAAATCAAGATTCAAACGCCGGAAACTACTACTACTCTGGCTGATTTTAGTCACCTGAAAACCCGCTATCCCTACATTACAATGTTGCCTCAAGTGAAATTTCTGGAATTCATCACCCAGGAAGCACAACAATATCCCACTTTTCAATTAGTTATGGGGGCAAATGTTCAAGAACTGATTGTAGAGGATGGTGTAATTCGGGGTGTACGCTATCGGGGTGGCGGTGGTTGGCATGAAATCCGCGCTATGCTGACGGTGGGTGCAGATGGTCGTCATTCTAAGTTACGACAGTTAGGTAATTTCACAGCCGTCGAAACTTCACCACCGATGGATGTGCTGTGGTTTCGCTTACCCCGTCAACCAGAAGACGCTGAGGGAGGAATGGGACGTTTTGCTTCTGGTCACATTGTAGCGATGCTTGACCGTGGCGATGAATGGCAACTTGCTTATGTCATCCCCAAGGGAGGTTATCAACAGCTACGTGCTGAGGGTTTAGCGGCTTTAAAAACTTCTGTGGTGGAGGTTGTGCCAGAATTAGCTAACCGCATTGAGCATTTACAAGATTGGTCACAGGTGGCTTTTTTGTCTGTGGAGTCTAGCCTTGTGCAATGCTGGCATCGTCCAGGGTTGTTACTCATTGGTGATGCGGCTCATGTTATGTCACCTGTTGGCGGTGTGGGAATTAACTACGCCATTCAGGATGCTGTGGTAGCTGCAAATGTGTTGACGAAGCCTCTACAAAATCACCATGTAGAATTAAAAGACCTCGCAAAAGTGCAGCAACAACGCGAATTACCCACACGCATCATTCAAGCATTTCAAACTTTGATTCAAAAACGAGTATTTGCCCCTATTCTCTCCTCTAACAGCACTTTTCAACCTCCAGCTTGGTTACGCTTGCCGATTTTACGGGATTTACCAGCTAGATTAATTGCTTTAGGTGTGTTCCCTGTCCATGTGGATGAGTGCTAA
- a CDS encoding ABC transporter ATP-binding protein, giving the protein MRETVLEVRNLQVEFSGDGDTIKAVDGISFTLKRGETLGIVGESGSGKSVTSLAVMGLLQYPGRISGGEIWFRQQADANPINLVELPPQEMQLYRGGDIAMIFQEPMSSLNPVYTIGFQLQEAIQRHQNVTAEEAQKLAIAGLQEVKLLPSDEQLKQQYLDTWREIHPHASVDEYQVVQMVKQHKDSMLERYPHQLSGGQLQRVMIAMAISCNPLLLIADEPTTALDVTVQATIIDLLRELQQTREMALIFITHDLGLISEIADEVAVMYKGKVVEYGASEQIFHHPQHPYTKGLVACRPTLNRRPQRLLTVSDYMTVEETPTGQLLIQEKEPVAPPEVNGHEISQRLIQLETQPPLLQVRDLKVAFPIKGILGGTKRYHMAVDGVSFDVKPGETLGLVGESGCGKTTLGRSLLLLIEPTSGQIIFDGQEITEKIDAFGFAPSISISPKNWLRSRDEISLDLDVKLALRRRKILKGHKMPNLRREMQIIFQNPFSALDPRIKVGDAIAEPLVIHSIGKNREERRERTAYLLERVGLSADAMNRYPHQFSGGQRQRICIARALALNPKFIICDESVSALDVSVQAQVLNLLKELQAEFQLTYIFISHDLSVVKFMSDRILVMNRGKIVEQGTAESIYREPKEAYTQKLIASIPTGSPERVRSRN; this is encoded by the coding sequence ATGAGAGAAACTGTCCTAGAAGTTCGCAATCTCCAAGTAGAATTCTCCGGTGATGGGGATACTATCAAAGCCGTAGATGGGATTTCGTTCACACTCAAACGCGGTGAGACTCTAGGAATTGTAGGAGAATCAGGTAGCGGCAAATCAGTTACATCCCTAGCGGTGATGGGTTTATTGCAGTATCCCGGTAGAATTAGCGGCGGAGAAATTTGGTTTCGTCAACAGGCGGATGCTAATCCCATCAATTTAGTAGAGTTACCACCCCAGGAAATGCAACTATACCGAGGTGGGGACATCGCGATGATTTTCCAAGAACCGATGAGTTCCCTAAATCCGGTGTATACAATTGGGTTTCAACTCCAAGAAGCCATTCAACGTCATCAAAATGTCACCGCCGAAGAAGCACAAAAATTAGCGATCGCAGGTCTGCAAGAGGTTAAACTTTTACCTAGTGATGAGCAGCTAAAACAACAATACCTCGATACTTGGCGAGAAATTCACCCCCACGCCTCCGTTGATGAATATCAGGTGGTGCAGATGGTGAAACAGCATAAGGACTCTATGCTAGAACGCTACCCTCACCAACTTTCTGGGGGACAATTGCAACGGGTGATGATTGCAATGGCGATTTCTTGCAACCCCTTGTTACTCATTGCAGATGAACCAACCACAGCCTTAGATGTTACCGTTCAAGCCACAATTATCGACCTGCTAAGAGAATTGCAGCAAACTCGTGAGATGGCGTTGATTTTCATCACCCATGATTTAGGTTTAATTTCAGAAATCGCCGATGAAGTGGCGGTGATGTACAAAGGTAAAGTTGTAGAATACGGCGCATCGGAGCAAATTTTCCATCATCCCCAGCATCCCTACACTAAAGGTTTAGTTGCTTGTCGTCCCACCCTGAACCGTCGTCCCCAAAGGTTACTCACAGTCTCAGATTATATGACTGTGGAGGAAACGCCTACAGGACAATTATTGATTCAAGAGAAAGAACCTGTTGCACCGCCAGAAGTGAATGGTCATGAAATTAGCCAAAGATTAATTCAACTAGAAACACAACCACCCCTGCTGCAAGTGCGTGATTTGAAAGTAGCTTTTCCCATTAAAGGGATATTGGGAGGGACAAAACGCTATCACATGGCTGTTGATGGTGTTTCTTTTGATGTCAAGCCAGGAGAAACTCTAGGTCTAGTGGGAGAATCTGGTTGTGGAAAGACGACTCTAGGCAGAAGTTTATTATTATTAATTGAACCAACAAGCGGTCAAATTATCTTTGATGGCCAAGAAATCACAGAAAAAATCGATGCTTTTGGTTTTGCACCTTCTATATCAATTTCTCCCAAAAACTGGTTGCGGTCACGGGATGAAATTTCCTTAGATTTAGATGTCAAACTAGCACTGCGCCGCCGCAAAATCCTCAAGGGTCATAAAATGCCTAATTTACGGCGGGAAATGCAAATTATTTTTCAAAATCCTTTTAGCGCACTTGACCCTAGAATCAAAGTAGGGGATGCGATCGCTGAACCGTTAGTTATTCATTCCATTGGTAAAAATCGCGAAGAACGGCGTGAACGCACAGCTTACCTGTTAGAAAGAGTCGGTTTAAGTGCAGATGCCATGAACCGTTATCCACATCAATTTTCCGGTGGACAACGCCAAAGAATTTGTATTGCCCGTGCTTTAGCGTTAAATCCAAAATTTATTATTTGTGATGAATCAGTATCAGCCTTGGATGTGTCCGTACAAGCGCAAGTATTGAACCTCCTCAAAGAATTGCAAGCTGAATTTCAACTCACTTATATTTTTATTTCCCATGATTTAAGCGTCGTCAAATTTATGAGCGATCGCATTTTAGTGATGAATCGTGGCAAAATTGTCGAACAAGGCACAGCCGAAAGCATCTACCGCGAACCCAAGGAAGCATATACACAAAAATTAATTGCATCCATTCCCACTGGTAGCCCGGAAAGGGTGCGTTCTCGGAATTAG
- the psaB gene encoding photosystem I core protein PsaB, translating into MAVKYPKFSQDLAQDPTTRRIWYAMAQGNDFESHDGMTEENLYQKIFATHFGHVAIIFLWASSLLFHVAWQGNFERWIQDPLHIRPIAHAIWDPHFGKPAVEAFSQGGANYPVNIAYSGVYHWWYTIGMRTNNDLYIGSVFLLLLAALFLFAGWLHLQPNFRPSLTWFKSAEPRLNHHLAGLFGVSSLAWAGHLIHVAIPESRGVHVGWNNFLTTLPHPAGLTPFWTGNWGVYAQNADTAGHIFGTSQGAGTAILTFLGGFHPQTQSLWLTDMAHHHLAIAVIFIIAGHMYRTNFGIGHSIKEMLNARNFFGIRTEGQFNLPHQGLYDTYNNSLHFQLSIHLAALGTAASLVAQHMYSLPPYAFMAKDYTTQAALYTHHQYIAGFLMIGAFAHAGIFWVRDYDPDQNKGNVLDRVLQHKEAIISHLSWVSLFLGFHTLGLYVHNDVVVAFGTPEKQILIEPVFAQFIQAAHGKLLYGMDALLSNPDSIAFTAYPNHGNVWLPGWLDAINSGTNSLFLTIGPGDFLVHHAIALGLHTTTLICVKGALDARGSKLMPDKKDFGFTFPCDGPGRGGTCQTSSWEQTFYLAFFWMLNLLGWVTFYWHWKHLGIWQGNVAQFNENSTYLMGWFRDYLWANSAQLINGYNPYGTSNLSVWAWMFLFGHLVWATGFMFLISWRGYWQELIETLVWAHERTPLANLVRWKDKPVALSIVQGWLVGLAHFTVGYVLTYAAFLIASTAGKFG; encoded by the coding sequence ATGGCAGTAAAATATCCTAAATTTAGCCAGGATCTGGCTCAAGATCCAACGACGCGGCGTATTTGGTACGCAATGGCTCAAGGTAACGACTTTGAAAGCCATGATGGGATGACAGAGGAAAATTTATATCAAAAAATCTTCGCTACTCACTTTGGTCATGTAGCGATTATTTTCCTCTGGGCTTCGAGTTTATTGTTTCACGTAGCTTGGCAAGGTAACTTTGAACGCTGGATTCAAGACCCCTTACATATCCGTCCCATCGCCCATGCGATTTGGGACCCGCACTTTGGTAAACCAGCTGTAGAAGCTTTTAGCCAAGGCGGTGCTAACTATCCAGTGAACATTGCTTACTCTGGTGTTTATCATTGGTGGTACACCATTGGGATGCGAACCAATAATGATTTATACATTGGTTCGGTGTTCCTATTGTTATTGGCGGCGTTATTTCTCTTTGCTGGTTGGTTGCATTTACAACCCAACTTCCGCCCTAGTTTGACTTGGTTTAAAAGTGCTGAACCTCGGTTAAATCACCATTTGGCGGGTTTATTTGGTGTCAGTTCTTTGGCTTGGGCTGGTCACTTAATTCATGTCGCCATTCCTGAATCCCGTGGGGTTCATGTGGGGTGGAATAACTTCTTAACAACCTTACCTCACCCAGCCGGCTTAACACCGTTCTGGACTGGTAATTGGGGTGTGTATGCTCAAAATGCTGATACAGCAGGACATATCTTCGGTACGTCTCAAGGTGCGGGAACAGCGATTTTGACGTTTTTGGGTGGCTTTCATCCCCAAACACAATCTCTGTGGTTGACTGATATGGCACATCACCATTTAGCGATCGCAGTTATTTTCATTATCGCCGGTCATATGTACCGCACTAACTTCGGTATCGGTCACAGCATCAAAGAAATGCTCAATGCGAGAAATTTCTTTGGTATCCGCACTGAAGGCCAATTTAACCTCCCCCACCAAGGACTTTACGACACCTACAATAACTCTCTGCACTTCCAGTTAAGTATTCACTTAGCAGCTTTGGGAACAGCCGCTTCCTTGGTAGCCCAGCATATGTACTCCCTACCGCCTTACGCTTTTATGGCGAAGGACTACACCACCCAAGCGGCGTTATATACCCACCATCAATATATTGCTGGTTTCTTGATGATTGGGGCTTTTGCCCACGCCGGAATATTTTGGGTGCGGGACTACGACCCCGACCAAAACAAAGGTAACGTGTTAGACCGCGTCCTCCAACACAAAGAAGCGATTATCTCTCACTTAAGTTGGGTGTCGTTATTCCTGGGTTTCCATACACTGGGGTTATACGTTCACAACGACGTGGTAGTTGCCTTCGGGACACCAGAAAAGCAGATTTTAATTGAGCCGGTATTTGCTCAATTTATCCAAGCTGCCCACGGTAAATTACTGTATGGCATGGATGCACTATTATCCAATCCTGATAGTATTGCCTTTACAGCCTATCCCAATCATGGCAATGTCTGGCTACCAGGGTGGTTAGATGCAATTAACTCTGGGACTAACTCCCTATTCTTAACTATTGGCCCTGGAGATTTCTTAGTTCACCATGCGATCGCACTTGGTCTACATACCACTACACTAATCTGTGTGAAAGGTGCATTAGATGCCCGTGGTAGTAAACTCATGCCCGATAAAAAAGACTTCGGCTTCACTTTCCCCTGTGATGGCCCTGGTCGTGGCGGTACTTGTCAAACCTCCTCTTGGGAGCAAACCTTCTACCTCGCCTTTTTCTGGATGTTGAACCTTTTAGGCTGGGTGACATTTTACTGGCATTGGAAGCATTTAGGTATTTGGCAAGGTAACGTTGCCCAATTTAATGAAAACTCTACCTACCTCATGGGTTGGTTTAGAGATTATCTCTGGGCGAACTCTGCACAGTTAATTAATGGCTATAACCCTTACGGTACAAGTAATTTATCTGTGTGGGCGTGGATGTTCCTCTTCGGACATCTAGTTTGGGCGACCGGTTTCATGTTCTTAATTAGCTGGCGTGGTTACTGGCAAGAACTAATTGAAACCCTAGTTTGGGCGCACGAACGCACACCATTAGCCAACTTAGTCCGTTGGAAAGATAAGCCTGTAGCTTTATCTATTGTCCAAGGTTGGTTAGTTGGTTTGGCACATTTTACCGTCGGTTATGTCTTGACCTATGCGGCATTCCTCATAGCTTCAACCGCCGGTAAATTCGGATAA
- a CDS encoding glycosyltransferase family 4 protein, with the protein MRILHITNHVQKIGNGIVNVAVDLACLQAQNGDEVAVASAGGEYETLLASYRAKHFHLDQSRKPLKIMKAAWRLREIIQDFQPDIVHAHMMTGVVLAGFWKNTSNYSLVSTVHNEFQRSAILMGLADKVIAVSQAVASAMVRRGIPQQKLRIVANGTLGSPRHRKLTDYQPLPLHSPAITTVAGMYSRKGIAELIAAFTKIAAEFPQAHLYLVGDGPDRVLFETMAQNTNVKHRIHFEGFQPEPQRYMLASDIFVLASHCESFGLVLTEAREAGCAIIASNVDGIPETLDYGQAGLLVPAKDSQTLADALGRLLRDPAQLYKWKSRASQNLERFHAARVHAETLAVYRELVTNYEPHRVMMREEVLVN; encoded by the coding sequence ATGAGAATATTACATATTACTAACCACGTTCAAAAAATTGGTAATGGCATTGTTAATGTAGCTGTAGACCTCGCTTGTTTGCAAGCCCAAAATGGTGATGAAGTAGCTGTGGCTTCGGCTGGAGGAGAATACGAAACACTACTAGCAAGTTATCGTGCTAAACATTTTCACCTAGATCAATCTCGCAAACCACTAAAGATCATGAAAGCGGCTTGGCGGTTGCGGGAGATTATCCAAGATTTTCAACCCGATATCGTTCACGCCCACATGATGACGGGTGTAGTATTAGCAGGATTTTGGAAAAATACCAGCAATTACAGTTTAGTTTCGACAGTACACAACGAATTTCAACGTAGTGCAATCCTGATGGGATTGGCAGATAAAGTTATTGCAGTCAGCCAAGCAGTAGCATCTGCAATGGTGCGGCGTGGTATTCCCCAACAGAAATTAAGAATTGTGGCTAATGGGACTTTAGGTAGCCCTCGTCATCGCAAATTGACAGATTATCAACCACTACCTTTGCATAGTCCAGCTATTACTACCGTTGCGGGGATGTATTCCCGTAAAGGTATTGCTGAGTTAATCGCCGCCTTTACAAAAATTGCAGCCGAATTTCCCCAAGCACATTTATATTTAGTGGGAGATGGCCCCGATCGCGTCTTGTTTGAGACAATGGCACAAAATACCAATGTCAAACACCGCATTCATTTTGAAGGTTTCCAGCCAGAACCCCAAAGGTATATGTTAGCAAGCGATATTTTCGTTCTCGCTTCCCATTGCGAATCCTTTGGTTTGGTATTAACAGAAGCGCGAGAAGCGGGTTGTGCAATTATTGCTAGCAATGTAGATGGAATTCCAGAAACCTTAGATTATGGACAAGCAGGCTTGTTAGTCCCAGCAAAAGATAGTCAGACATTAGCAGACGCTTTAGGACGATTACTCAGAGATCCCGCCCAACTCTACAAATGGAAAAGCCGCGCCTCACAAAACCTAGAAAGATTCCATGCAGCGAGAGTTCACGCGGAAACCTTGGCTGTCTACCGCGAATTAGTAACCAACTATGAACCTCACAGAGTCATGATGAGGGAAGAGGTTTTGGTGAATTAG
- a CDS encoding PIG-L deacetylase family protein, whose protein sequence is MKVYLQKIQKIIPAQWLENLQYLHSHFIWRWLLSDGSQPKDFSHKSAMVFSPHQDDETFGCGGMIAHKTAQGIKVVVVFLTNGDAAGGCNLDLKNQIIATRRQEAVTALQILGVQTSDIHFLSKPDGYLQNLNEPEKQQTIAQVAELLKLYQPEEVYVPHRKDCHRDHEATFTLVKSAIQSAKIHPDLLQYPIWLFWRSPLFLMLKLSDLAAAYRFSITAVQEKKQQAIAAYSSQLQSLPQGFVKQFLTSYEIFFKTQF, encoded by the coding sequence ATGAAAGTTTATTTGCAAAAAATCCAGAAAATAATTCCCGCACAATGGCTAGAAAATCTCCAATATTTACATTCTCATTTTATCTGGAGATGGTTGTTATCTGATGGTAGTCAACCAAAAGATTTTAGTCATAAATCAGCAATGGTTTTTTCTCCGCACCAAGATGATGAAACCTTCGGCTGTGGAGGGATGATTGCTCATAAAACAGCCCAGGGAATCAAGGTTGTAGTTGTATTTTTAACCAATGGAGACGCGGCGGGTGGTTGTAATCTAGACTTAAAAAATCAAATTATTGCTACTCGTAGACAAGAAGCAGTAACAGCACTACAAATTTTAGGCGTTCAAACCTCAGATATTCACTTTTTATCTAAACCAGACGGATATTTACAAAATTTAAATGAGCCAGAAAAACAACAGACGATCGCACAGGTAGCTGAATTGTTAAAATTGTATCAACCGGAAGAAGTTTATGTGCCTCATCGTAAAGATTGCCATCGAGATCATGAAGCAACATTTACTCTAGTTAAATCGGCTATTCAGTCAGCTAAAATTCATCCAGATTTGTTACAGTATCCGATTTGGCTATTCTGGCGATCGCCTTTATTTTTAATGTTAAAATTATCTGACTTAGCGGCGGCTTACAGGTTTTCCATTACTGCTGTTCAAGAAAAAAAACAACAAGCGATCGCTGCTTACTCCTCACAACTGCAAAGTTTACCACAAGGCTTTGTTAAGCAATTTTTAACTTCTTATGAGATTTTCTTCAAGACTCAGTTTTAG
- a CDS encoding ABC transporter ATP-binding protein, with product MAQVVIENVYKSFPPRRGENVASVSTSGQKTDKTPEQAGNINVLRRINLTIADGEFMVLVGPSGCGKSTLLRLIAGLETMTGGNIWVGDRLINDLPPKERDIAMVFQNYALYPHLTVYDNIAFGLRRRTLENADNQQNPIPQLLENTLVGVTRKLPKGLRYISDKERQVDQRVRGVAELLQIETLLNRLPKQLSGGQRQRVALGRAIARNPQVFLMDEPLSNLDAKLRAETRAQIVKLQRQLETTTIYVTHDQTEAMTMGDRIAIMNQGQIQQVASPIELYNNPINRFVAEFIGTPPMNFIPVEFHAPLLITHAQFRLTLPEIWASPLQRYDGQTLILGIRPEHLNVGLPATKNLQVQVDLVENLGNDAFITAKLVDQQPQFAHLIHPLQVRVPPERLISVGEELWLSLTPDKIHFFDPDTELAIGR from the coding sequence GTGGCGCAAGTTGTTATAGAAAACGTATATAAAAGTTTCCCTCCCCGTCGAGGGGAAAATGTGGCTTCAGTCAGCACATCTGGTCAAAAAACAGATAAAACACCAGAACAAGCCGGAAATATCAATGTCTTACGTCGGATTAACCTCACCATCGCCGACGGGGAATTTATGGTGTTGGTGGGGCCTTCTGGTTGTGGGAAAAGTACCCTACTGCGGTTAATTGCTGGCTTAGAGACGATGACAGGGGGGAATATTTGGGTAGGCGATCGCCTGATCAATGACTTACCTCCCAAGGAACGCGACATTGCAATGGTATTTCAAAATTACGCCCTTTACCCCCATCTAACGGTGTACGATAACATCGCCTTTGGGTTGCGTCGGCGTACATTAGAAAATGCAGACAATCAGCAAAACCCAATTCCGCAGTTACTGGAAAATACGCTGGTAGGTGTGACAAGAAAGTTACCTAAAGGACTACGCTATATTTCCGATAAAGAAAGACAAGTAGACCAACGGGTAAGAGGTGTAGCGGAATTATTGCAAATTGAAACCTTGTTAAATCGCTTACCTAAACAACTCTCAGGAGGACAAAGACAAAGGGTAGCATTAGGAAGGGCGATCGCGCGCAATCCTCAAGTATTCTTAATGGATGAGCCGCTTTCTAACCTAGATGCGAAACTCCGCGCCGAAACTCGCGCCCAAATCGTTAAACTCCAACGCCAGTTAGAAACAACCACAATCTACGTCACCCATGATCAAACCGAAGCGATGACAATGGGCGATCGCATCGCCATCATGAATCAAGGTCAAATTCAGCAAGTCGCCTCCCCAATAGAACTTTATAACAACCCAATTAATCGCTTCGTTGCAGAATTCATCGGTACACCACCCATGAATTTTATCCCTGTAGAATTTCACGCCCCTCTGTTAATCACCCATGCACAATTCCGTCTCACCCTCCCAGAAATTTGGGCTAGTCCATTGCAAAGATACGACGGACAAACCCTCATCTTAGGTATCCGTCCCGAACATTTAAACGTCGGCTTACCTGCCACGAAAAACTTACAAGTGCAAGTAGACTTAGTAGAAAACCTCGGTAATGATGCCTTCATTACCGCCAAATTAGTTGATCAGCAACCTCAATTTGCCCACCTGATTCATCCCTTGCAAGTACGCGTTCCACCCGAACGCCTCATTAGCGTAGGTGAAGAACTCTGGTTATCCCTCACACCCGATAAAATTCACTTTTTTGACCCTGATACTGAGTTAGCGATTGGCAGGTAG
- a CDS encoding DUF4142 domain-containing protein — MSKFLFKLIKKMRFLQRTTNLISIIGLSAAIAITGNLQINPQATATNISQNPVSATSQLTQLDRWYATEAAQAGMAEIEMAKLALQKSQNNNVKEYAQQMIKDHTPANQELMQLLTQKGITPPSNVGVKYQALIEQLSKLSGENFDQAYINEAGINTHMENLIFSSRLLQLGEDQDLKAFAVKNMPLIEAHLQLIEKLFPQPTQQ; from the coding sequence ATGTCTAAATTTCTTTTCAAACTAATTAAGAAAATGCGATTTTTACAAAGAACGACCAATCTGATTAGCATTATAGGATTAAGTGCGGCGATCGCCATCACTGGTAATCTACAAATCAACCCCCAAGCAACCGCTACCAATATCAGCCAAAATCCTGTTTCTGCAACTAGCCAACTAACTCAACTTGATAGATGGTACGCCACAGAAGCGGCTCAAGCTGGAATGGCAGAAATTGAAATGGCTAAATTAGCATTACAGAAGTCTCAGAATAATAATGTGAAAGAGTATGCCCAGCAAATGATCAAAGACCATACACCTGCAAATCAAGAATTAATGCAATTACTCACTCAAAAAGGAATCACTCCACCTAGCAATGTAGGAGTTAAATATCAAGCCTTAATTGAGCAGTTATCCAAATTATCCGGCGAAAATTTTGATCAGGCGTACATTAATGAAGCTGGTATTAATACTCACATGGAAAATTTAATCTTTAGTAGTCGTCTGCTGCAACTAGGTGAAGATCAAGATTTGAAAGCTTTCGCAGTTAAAAATATGCCCTTAATAGAAGCGCATTTACAATTGATCGAGAAACTTTTCCCACAACCCACTCAACAATGA